A window of the Borrelia turcica IST7 genome harbors these coding sequences:
- a CDS encoding DUF1322 family protein has protein sequence MNHNATLNDYFSYLKYLRSESCKYYFPVLMGVCTYDEVRQFKYRELVEINKIANLKLKKEIYEKFC, from the coding sequence ATGAATCATAATGCTACTTTAAATGATTATTTTTCATATTTGAAATACTTAAGGAGTGAGTCTTGTAAGTATTATTTTCCTGTGTTAATGGGCGTTTGTACTTATGATGAGGTTAGACAATTTAAATACAGGGAGCTTGTAGAAATCAATAAAATTGCTAATTTAAAGCTTAAGAAAGAAATTTATGAAAAATTTTGCTAA
- a CDS encoding Mlp family lipoprotein, producing the protein MMGRIKYFVVFLLLLVSCKQYSDVIEKEEKSLKDKSESEVSEEGKEEVKKTPEESLREKLSENQKKGLDFLKEALGDEAELNKLLGLGEGKVKGALEHIQQQLDSCKGDNASEGKETFKEVVKGALGAEGTNLNQLTEAVTTCSTS; encoded by the coding sequence ATGATGGGAAGAATTAAGTATTTTGTAGTGTTTTTACTGCTGCTAGTTAGTTGCAAGCAATACAGTGATGTTATTGAGAAAGAGGAAAAAAGCCTTAAAGATAAAAGTGAAAGTGAAGTAAGCGAAGAAGGGAAAGAGGAAGTCAAGAAAACGCCAGAGGAGAGTTTAAGAGAAAAGTTAAGTGAGAACCAGAAGAAGGGCTTAGATTTTCTTAAAGAAGCTTTAGGAGATGAAGCTGAACTTAATAAACTTTTGGGGTTAGGTGAAGGAAAGGTTAAAGGGGCGTTAGAGCACATACAACAACAATTGGATAGCTGTAAGGGAGATAATGCGAGTGAGGGGAAAGAAACTTTTAAAGAAGTTGTAAAAGGAGCTTTGGGAGCAGAGGGTACCAACTTAAATCAGCTTACAGAAGCAGTTACTACTTGTAGCACTTCTTGA
- a CDS encoding Mlp family lipoprotein, producing MGRVKYVVVFLLLLVVGCKQYNGEVENKSEGLKAKIGDGVIEEGEGKDEVKKTAEETLREKLNDKQKKGLNFLKEALGDEAKLNKLLGLEESKVIEALEHIQKQLDSCASKNHVQEGQSSPQDTFKTLIKAYFDGDSATLDNVKTNVVSTCDANGS from the coding sequence ATGGGAAGAGTGAAATATGTTGTAGTATTTTTACTACTATTAGTGGTTGGTTGTAAGCAATACAATGGTGAAGTTGAGAATAAAAGTGAAGGCCTTAAGGCTAAGATTGGTGATGGGGTAATCGAAGAGGGAGAAGGAAAAGATGAAGTAAAGAAAACAGCAGAAGAGACTTTAAGAGAGAAGTTAAATGATAAACAAAAGAAGGGCTTAAATTTTCTTAAAGAGGCTTTAGGAGATGAGGCTAAACTTAATAAGCTTTTGGGTTTAGAAGAGTCAAAGGTCATAGAAGCTCTTGAACACATACAAAAACAATTGGATAGCTGTGCAAGTAAAAATCATGTTCAAGAAGGACAAAGTTCTCCCCAGGATACTTTTAAAACACTTATAAAAGCTTATTTTGATGGTGACAGTGCTACTTTAGACAACGTTAAAACAAATGTAGTTAGCACTTGCGATGCTAATGGTTCTTGA
- a CDS encoding DUF1357 family protein, whose translation MKELEEMVKTDPLGEVSDELESSVPTGDELFSRAVWITRLADDNLSSGYNTQALLNAGHSLVEVIDMQSIELVRKYVDNNQILAIAGTLDIANVSFKTKDMLTRLANVNIDARRNSNNSYGLMSFGKASLRGELNLRDREVEIKNYKDLRQAMLNEWGQIKREFYSAKS comes from the coding sequence GTGAAGGAATTGGAAGAGATGGTAAAGACTGACCCTTTGGGTGAGGTTAGTGATGAGCTTGAGAGTAGTGTACCTACGGGTGATGAATTATTTAGTAGAGCTGTTTGGATAACTAGACTTGCAGATGACAATTTAAGCTCGGGATACAACACGCAGGCGCTTTTAAATGCAGGGCATTCATTGGTTGAGGTGATAGACATGCAATCTATTGAACTTGTAAGGAAATATGTTGATAATAATCAAATATTAGCGATTGCGGGTACTCTTGATATTGCTAATGTAAGCTTTAAGACTAAGGATATGCTTACAAGACTTGCTAATGTAAATATTGATGCTCGTAGGAACAGTAATAATTCATACGGCTTGATGTCTTTTGGTAAGGCGAGCTTAAGGGGGGAGTTAAACTTACGAGACAGGGAAGTTGAGATAAAGAATTATAAGGACTTAAGGCAGGCTATGCTTAATGAGTGGGGACAAATTAAGCGTGAATTTTATAGCGCTAAGTCTTAG
- a CDS encoding DUF1463 family protein — MKEYYSLDLVFFSFAGVLIDRGKIQYSTSPSTMATASTEDRNVPIPSFRDPRTVTHIFNLEVTKGSFDYKVLTKLSNEQFYSNSSKLEKLKPLVFNDQIGLKVVSNSAFFAEVPSRSYANDNETVKFVIHAINCEVERS, encoded by the coding sequence ATGAAGGAATACTATTCACTAGATTTAGTATTTTTTAGCTTTGCAGGTGTTCTAATAGATAGAGGGAAGATACAATATTCAACTTCTCCTTCTACCATGGCTACCGCAAGCACGGAGGACAGAAATGTTCCAATTCCTAGTTTCAGGGATCCGCGTACGGTTACGCATATATTCAATTTAGAGGTTACTAAGGGCTCATTTGACTATAAGGTTTTAACTAAACTTAGTAATGAGCAATTTTACTCTAACTCTTCAAAATTAGAAAAACTTAAACCATTGGTATTCAATGACCAAATAGGGCTTAAGGTTGTATCTAATAGTGCATTTTTTGCCGAAGTGCCAAGTAGGAGTTATGCAAATGATAATGAGACCGTTAAATTTGTAATACATGCGATTAATTGTGAAGTTGAGAGGAGTTAG
- a CDS encoding anti-CBASS protein Acb1 family protein, translating into MIFKKDVNRFVNILGSREKINPLELYRYSVFFRNYIETTAEDALRPGIKLEFLSTGFDFDLRSLELELREALLEAMISYRFNGAGYILVKPKSLDEDLSRGVNDEVPVGFKYLDYGRLRDNRDSDFVEYLRDDGVGILIHKSRVIIYENFDYILKAHAPVYTESLLLDICLLEQIYIEIEKRIEQYNFLFYKDEQLVGLMEALHDARSQVNRIGKSGGLFATFFSGTKQNELRDVDGIESGLGRVFEKLKGGLSNDGIFYSADENANLEVIKYDLAFLKDAFDLVKAKIGADTKEPLTRSFNEQVKGLGSDGKGDRTNYIDFLCTVQESAGLAVNLKLNKYYRLNMRFNDLLVLSDEQRLERDLKMLDACSKYLEIVRQNSLSDDEVVALKSKLNFSF; encoded by the coding sequence GTGATATTTAAAAAAGATGTAAATAGATTTGTAAATATTTTAGGTTCTAGGGAGAAGATAAATCCTTTGGAGCTTTATAGGTATTCGGTATTTTTTAGAAATTATATAGAAACAACAGCAGAGGATGCCTTACGTCCTGGTATTAAGTTAGAATTCCTAAGCACTGGATTTGATTTTGATTTACGCTCTTTAGAATTAGAACTGAGAGAAGCTCTTCTTGAGGCTATGATAAGTTATCGGTTTAATGGGGCTGGGTATATTTTGGTTAAACCTAAGTCTTTAGATGAGGATTTAAGTAGGGGTGTTAATGATGAGGTTCCTGTTGGGTTTAAATATTTAGACTATGGGCGACTGCGGGATAACCGTGATAGTGATTTTGTTGAATACTTGCGGGATGATGGTGTTGGCATTTTGATACACAAGAGCAGAGTCATAATATATGAAAACTTTGATTACATTTTAAAAGCTCATGCACCCGTTTATACAGAAAGTTTACTTTTAGATATTTGCCTGTTGGAACAGATATATATAGAGATAGAGAAGAGAATTGAGCAGTATAATTTTTTGTTTTATAAGGATGAACAGCTTGTTGGACTTATGGAAGCTTTGCATGATGCTAGGTCTCAGGTTAATAGGATTGGTAAGAGTGGGGGATTATTTGCTACATTTTTTAGTGGTACTAAACAGAATGAGCTTCGTGATGTTGATGGGATTGAATCTGGACTTGGGCGTGTTTTTGAAAAGCTTAAGGGAGGTTTGAGTAATGATGGAATATTTTACAGTGCGGATGAGAATGCAAATTTAGAAGTAATAAAATATGACCTTGCTTTTTTAAAGGATGCATTTGATTTGGTTAAAGCAAAAATTGGTGCTGATACTAAGGAACCATTGACTAGAAGCTTTAATGAACAAGTCAAGGGGTTAGGGAGTGATGGCAAGGGAGACCGAACTAACTATATTGATTTTTTGTGCACTGTACAAGAATCGGCTGGACTTGCGGTTAATCTTAAGCTCAATAAGTACTACAGGCTGAACATGAGATTTAATGACTTGTTGGTATTAAGTGATGAGCAGAGATTAGAGAGAGACTTAAAGATGTTAGATGCATGTTCTAAGTATTTAGAGATTGTAAGGCAAAATTCTTTAAGTGATGATGAAGTTGTGGCTTTGAAGAGTAAATTAAATTTTTCATTTTAA
- a CDS encoding DUF3890 domain-containing protein → MNCRGFLDLVGETYSRVLSLLMLKAEELSIDEFNMYLKLLEDVLLSRGIGVGDLNESKVFLLIYYFLGCELKKRGRLVHFDFSKVKSEKFNEIAVEYSDCVLREEALSKDFCIAFKSLLNEISGYKNKALIGVV, encoded by the coding sequence ATGAACTGTAGAGGTTTTCTGGACTTGGTAGGAGAAACATATTCTCGAGTATTAAGCTTGCTTATGCTTAAGGCAGAGGAGCTTAGTATTGATGAATTTAATATGTATTTGAAGTTGCTTGAGGATGTTTTACTTAGCAGGGGCATAGGCGTAGGTGACTTAAATGAAAGCAAGGTGTTTTTACTTATTTATTATTTTCTAGGGTGTGAACTTAAGAAGAGAGGTAGGCTTGTACATTTTGACTTTAGTAAAGTGAAGTCAGAGAAATTTAATGAGATAGCTGTAGAGTATTCGGATTGTGTTCTAAGAGAAGAGGCTTTAAGCAAAGATTTTTGTATTGCGTTTAAAAGCCTCTTGAATGAGATTAGTGGGTACAAAAATAAAGCATTGATAGGAGTTGTATGA
- a CDS encoding Mlp family lipoprotein: MMGRVEYVVLFLLLIVSCKQYDEEVVEKNEKSLKNTSVEEGLGEKVETKQTPEEALREKLNEKQKVGLDFLKEALGDEGKLNNLLGMDEGKVKAALEHIHKQLESCTVDKAGGRESFKQSVKGYYEGGSTDLDSFKTSVVSTCDSSGSDGE; encoded by the coding sequence ATGATGGGAAGAGTAGAGTATGTTGTATTGTTTTTACTGCTAATAGTGAGTTGTAAGCAATACGATGAAGAAGTTGTTGAGAAGAATGAGAAAAGTCTTAAGAATACAAGTGTAGAAGAGGGATTAGGAGAAAAGGTAGAGACAAAGCAAACGCCAGAAGAGGCGTTAAGGGAGAAATTAAATGAGAAACAGAAAGTGGGCTTAGATTTTCTTAAAGAGGCTTTAGGAGATGAAGGGAAACTTAATAATCTTTTGGGAATGGATGAAGGGAAGGTAAAAGCAGCTCTTGAACACATACATAAACAATTGGAGAGTTGTACGGTAGATAAAGCAGGTGGGCGAGAAAGCTTTAAACAATCTGTAAAAGGTTATTATGAAGGTGGTAGCACTGATTTAGATAGTTTTAAGACAAGCGTAGTTAGTACTTGCGATTCTAGTGGTTCTGATGGTGAGTAA
- a CDS encoding Mlp family lipoprotein: protein MKRMKYVVVFLLLLMSCKQYDEEVVEKNEKSIKNKSVEEGLGEKVETNKTPEETLREKLNEKQKKGLDFLKEALGDEGKLNNLLRLEEGKVKTALEHIQKQLGSCTGDNASNGKETFKALVKGYFENGNTDLDSFKSQAESTCDANGSGS, encoded by the coding sequence ATGAAAAGAATGAAATATGTTGTAGTATTTTTACTACTGTTGATGAGCTGCAAGCAATATGATGAAGAAGTTGTTGAGAAGAATGAGAAAAGTATTAAGAATAAAAGTGTAGAAGAGGGATTAGGAGAAAAGGTAGAGACAAATAAGACACCAGAAGAGACTTTAAGAGAGAAGTTAAATGAGAAACAAAAGAAGGGCTTAGATTTTCTTAAAGAAGCTTTAGGAGATGAGGGTAAACTTAATAATCTTTTGAGATTAGAAGAAGGAAAGGTGAAAACAGCACTTGAACATATACAAAAGCAATTGGGAAGTTGTACGGGGGATAATGCCAGCAATGGTAAAGAAACTTTTAAAGCCCTTGTAAAAGGTTATTTTGAAAATGGTAATACTGATTTAGACAGCTTTAAAAGTCAAGCAGAGAGTACTTGCGATGCTAATGGTTCTGGTAGTTAA
- a CDS encoding Mlp family lipoprotein, whose translation MKCISMLLVLMSTFVFSCKLYEALAEEEASIESEAMPLDEAKISSLDKETVPAVQADGTPEQIVASVGLEGEESKKFEHLKGSLGDAIKVNGKGEEKRKENEERQKEFFDWLDKNDPDLSKRKELAELMKKVYGLLKEHAQNSEQIKSFVEGTPKDENVKKIGVTSARDIKTDEQVEALIKAVLGHSEESGTNLSLFFQKLGDAFGTEDGESQKSNEKILEELKRVCESSDEIKKLKEDLKIEEKVQS comes from the coding sequence ATGAAATGTATAAGTATGTTGCTTGTTTTAATGAGCACTTTTGTTTTCAGTTGTAAGTTATATGAAGCTTTAGCTGAAGAGGAGGCAAGCATAGAAAGCGAAGCTATGCCTTTAGATGAAGCTAAAATAAGTAGCCTAGATAAAGAGACTGTTCCGGCTGTTCAAGCAGATGGTACGCCTGAGCAAATTGTAGCATCCGTAGGTTTAGAAGGCGAGGAGAGTAAGAAATTTGAACATTTGAAAGGGTCTTTAGGTGATGCTATTAAGGTTAATGGAAAAGGCGAGGAAAAACGAAAAGAAAACGAAGAGAGACAAAAAGAGTTTTTTGATTGGCTAGATAAAAATGATCCTGATCTTTCTAAGAGAAAAGAATTAGCAGAGCTTATGAAGAAGGTATACGGCTTATTAAAAGAGCATGCTCAAAATTCAGAACAAATTAAGAGCTTTGTTGAGGGCACTCCAAAGGATGAGAATGTTAAAAAAATTGGAGTTACTTCTGCTAGAGACATTAAGACTGATGAGCAAGTAGAGGCTTTAATTAAAGCTGTTCTTGGTCATAGTGAAGAGAGTGGAACTAATTTAAGTTTATTCTTCCAAAAATTAGGCGATGCTTTTGGGACTGAAGATGGTGAGTCGCAAAAAAGCAATGAAAAAATTTTAGAAGAGCTTAAGAGAGTATGTGAAAGCTCTGATGAGATTAAAAAATTAAAAGAAGATTTAAAGATAGAAGAAAAAGTACAGTCTTGA
- a CDS encoding DUF764 family protein, with amino-acid sequence MLLGLYESQEFLIKILLNFKEYLKKHSLEVELLNLRSNLYLSDLQENHPDLLVIKPEGYEGLDPRELRSGGFYENVNEFGLNFTLHFMGFVRDLSELEIYCNLHGIYEHFLDFLHASSHKFEFRKKLKSSYSLSLNYYINATSNLNNNGFVRVTGSGNRAVLGLSQAYRANIQAIETKN; translated from the coding sequence ATGTTACTAGGTTTATATGAATCTCAGGAATTCTTAATAAAAATACTCCTTAACTTTAAGGAGTATTTAAAGAAGCATTCTTTAGAAGTAGAGCTTCTAAACCTACGTAGTAATCTTTATTTAAGTGATTTACAAGAAAATCACCCCGATTTACTTGTTATTAAACCAGAAGGGTATGAGGGTCTTGACCCGCGCGAGTTAAGAAGTGGCGGGTTTTATGAGAATGTTAATGAGTTTGGTTTAAATTTTACTCTGCATTTTATGGGATTTGTTAGGGATTTGAGTGAACTAGAGATTTATTGCAATTTGCACGGCATTTATGAACACTTTTTAGACTTTTTGCATGCAAGTTCTCATAAATTTGAGTTTAGGAAAAAACTTAAGAGTTCATATAGCTTATCTTTAAATTATTACATAAATGCAACAAGTAATTTAAATAATAATGGGTTTGTAAGGGTTACAGGGAGTGGGAACAGAGCAGTTTTGGGGTTAAGTCAAGCTTACAGGGCAAATATACAGGCTATTGAGACTAAAAATTAA
- a CDS encoding DUF1473 family protein: MRYKLKILDKHKTYEYVLRDIPMYEWDSILGFDVNQETLRRELNNLSVLKKISTLMISPAFFDEFYEIINANRRHSFLYKYALPTILFAVQYSLLEKVEGLREPSLVYVESHQDANGNFIKYSHIDDKWNYESLVSL; the protein is encoded by the coding sequence GTGCGTTACAAGTTAAAAATTTTAGATAAACACAAGACTTATGAATATGTATTAAGAGACATACCCATGTATGAATGGGATTCTATTTTGGGATTTGATGTTAATCAGGAAACCCTAAGGCGTGAGCTTAATAACCTGTCTGTTCTTAAGAAAATAAGTACTTTAATGATATCTCCTGCCTTTTTTGATGAATTTTACGAGATTATTAACGCCAATAGAAGGCATTCATTTTTGTATAAATATGCTCTTCCCACAATTCTTTTTGCTGTCCAGTATTCTTTACTAGAAAAAGTTGAAGGGCTTAGAGAACCTAGTTTGGTTTATGTTGAGAGTCATCAAGACGCTAATGGAAATTTTATTAAGTATTCTCATATTGATGACAAGTGGAATTATGAGAGCTTAGTTTCTTTGTAA
- a CDS encoding Mlp family lipoprotein — translation MMGRVKYFVVLLILIVSCKQYDEEISKKGENNRQDKSVSEVSEEGKEEDKKTVEEALREKLSDEQKASLDFLKEALGDEGKLNKLLGLDGANVIKALENIHKQLEKCKDKNQGQKNEFKAHVKASLGGNDTNLEQLIKTESNCDAGEVGG, via the coding sequence ATGATGGGAAGGGTGAAGTATTTTGTAGTGCTTTTAATACTAATAGTGAGTTGCAAGCAATACGATGAAGAAATTTCTAAAAAGGGTGAAAATAATCGTCAAGATAAGAGTGTAAGTGAAGTAAGCGAAGAAGGAAAAGAGGAAGACAAGAAAACAGTGGAAGAGGCTTTAAGAGAGAAGTTAAGTGATGAACAGAAGGCGAGTTTGGATTTTCTTAAAGAGGCTTTAGGGGATGAAGGGAAATTAAATAAACTTTTGGGATTAGATGGAGCAAATGTTATAAAGGCGTTAGAGAACATACATAAGCAGTTGGAAAAATGCAAAGATAAAAATCAAGGGCAAAAAAACGAATTTAAAGCACATGTAAAAGCTTCTTTGGGAGGGAACGATACTAATCTGGAACAACTTATAAAAACAGAGAGTAATTGCGATGCTGGTGAAGTTGGTGGTTAA
- a CDS encoding DUF1506 family protein, whose product MSGALEKVNLSIKNSIKRYAQPMFLFKKTLVKNEENASYEKKISRKNFTKFSGVFLPLTKEEKIDLFDTKIIANEFFAKVYTLDYLDFRPEEQVLVDKSFLEIVSISGFAQNEIGYTMLILQGL is encoded by the coding sequence ATGAGTGGTGCGCTTGAGAAAGTAAATTTATCTATAAAAAATAGTATTAAAAGATATGCACAACCTATGTTTTTATTTAAAAAGACGTTAGTTAAAAATGAGGAAAATGCTTCCTATGAGAAGAAAATTAGTAGAAAGAACTTTACTAAATTTAGTGGTGTTTTTTTACCACTTACAAAAGAAGAGAAAATTGACCTTTTTGATACAAAAATTATTGCTAATGAATTTTTCGCTAAAGTTTATACACTAGACTATCTTGATTTTAGACCGGAAGAACAGGTTTTGGTTGATAAAAGTTTTTTGGAAATTGTTAGCATAAGTGGGTTTGCTCAAAATGAAATTGGATATACCATGTTGATTCTTCAGGGGCTTTAA
- a CDS encoding DUF787 family protein, with amino-acid sequence MPQDTINVNLIENKVKLNDVGYYNPLLIYKSDCLSEGHFVLNVSGFKDSIASLKLRQEISSDESRKKTAETQRTLLAKSFSALFASEGLKSVDFYIYKDIKEVAKYLREHVHTFVVFVDEVADDALKSDFEALEGLSKFMVLSTKSKDLPKELKDKNASELDGVILVYVGDNEHLHLKFVSKYLHQASIFHSVNPYGITLKANPIYDATLISSLRKNNINFYSLLNETGRDGVLAFKEGVDVAGNPIDEAFTYHLLKTEATRELIRIWSRNNRQNSKLSQLKVKEGNNAYTAGLECLFKGFRDAGLIVSFSDIKLELKASSGLALDLSIRVKYNDSFKSVILNISSDDINDYLKKEAV; translated from the coding sequence ATGCCACAAGATACAATTAATGTTAATTTAATTGAAAATAAAGTTAAGCTAAATGATGTTGGATACTATAATCCTTTACTTATTTACAAGAGCGATTGTTTAAGTGAAGGGCATTTTGTTTTAAATGTTTCAGGCTTTAAAGACAGTATAGCGTCTTTAAAGCTAAGGCAGGAAATTAGCAGTGATGAGTCTCGAAAGAAGACGGCCGAGACACAGCGAACTCTTTTAGCGAAGAGTTTTTCTGCCCTATTTGCATCAGAAGGCCTTAAGTCTGTTGATTTTTATATCTATAAAGATATTAAAGAAGTAGCTAAATACTTAAGGGAGCATGTACACACCTTTGTGGTATTTGTAGATGAGGTAGCGGACGATGCTTTAAAGAGTGACTTTGAGGCGCTAGAGGGTTTATCTAAATTTATGGTACTGTCAACTAAGAGCAAGGATTTGCCCAAGGAGTTAAAGGATAAGAATGCTAGCGAACTTGATGGCGTTATTCTTGTTTATGTGGGTGATAATGAGCATCTACATCTTAAGTTTGTGTCCAAGTATTTGCATCAAGCATCCATTTTTCACTCTGTAAATCCTTATGGGATTACATTAAAAGCAAATCCAATTTATGATGCAACTTTAATTAGTTCTTTGAGAAAAAACAATATTAATTTTTATTCTCTACTTAATGAAACGGGAAGGGATGGTGTTTTGGCATTCAAGGAAGGGGTGGATGTTGCCGGCAATCCAATTGACGAGGCCTTTACATACCATCTCTTAAAAACGGAAGCCACTCGTGAGCTTATTCGTATTTGGAGCCGTAACAATAGACAAAACAGCAAACTTAGCCAGTTAAAAGTTAAAGAAGGCAACAATGCATACACGGCAGGCCTTGAGTGTTTATTTAAAGGATTCAGGGACGCAGGTCTTATTGTGTCTTTTTCCGACATTAAACTTGAGCTTAAGGCAAGTAGTGGATTGGCGCTAGATTTATCAATTCGTGTTAAATATAATGACAGTTTTAAAAGTGTCATTTTAAACATAAGTAGTGATGATATTAATGATTATTTAAAAAAGGAGGCTGTTTAA
- a CDS encoding DUF228 domain-containing protein — protein MQDKNNLEANLTKLQQEKSKLESELASLKQNKQTLVLEKLKSVSCNTYPSVFDKPDKFGSRDLYFAHKGGLKSCVADKFENYQAVDFCYKSGVKLVVDDGLDARVARGGEGDLYGVCIDYDEFSRTATVVSIASSFECVLLASDDVKAGDRLVFDELGVLKRVDNKNTYMHAIALSDALQFKDKVGCYGARVMLISKPIKKAS, from the coding sequence ATGCAGGACAAAAATAACCTAGAGGCAAATTTAACTAAATTACAGCAAGAAAAGAGTAAGTTAGAGAGTGAACTTGCGTCTCTTAAACAAAACAAGCAAACATTAGTTTTAGAAAAACTTAAGAGTGTGAGTTGTAACACATACCCATCTGTTTTTGATAAGCCAGATAAATTTGGGTCTCGTGACTTATATTTTGCACATAAAGGTGGACTTAAATCCTGTGTGGCGGATAAGTTTGAAAATTACCAAGCTGTTGATTTTTGTTATAAAAGTGGAGTCAAGCTTGTTGTTGATGATGGACTTGATGCTAGAGTTGCACGCGGTGGTGAGGGTGATCTTTATGGGGTTTGCATAGACTATGATGAGTTTAGCCGGACTGCTACAGTTGTATCTATTGCTAGTAGTTTTGAGTGCGTTTTACTTGCTAGTGATGATGTTAAAGCTGGAGATAGGTTAGTTTTTGATGAGTTGGGAGTTCTTAAGAGGGTTGATAATAAAAATACCTACATGCACGCAATAGCTTTAAGCGATGCTTTACAGTTTAAAGATAAAGTTGGGTGTTATGGTGCAAGGGTTATGCTTATAAGCAAGCCTATTAAGAAAGCTAGTTAA
- a CDS encoding Mlp family lipoprotein, whose protein sequence is MGRMKYIVVFLLLLVSCKQYSEEIGDKGKDNPQDKSESEVSEEGQEEVKKTVEEALREKLSDTQKASLDFLKEALNDEGKFNKLLGMDEGKVKGALDHIQQELESCTGENVSSGKETFKKVVEGALGSSIDLNSFKNQAVSGCDANGGG, encoded by the coding sequence ATGGGAAGAATGAAATATATTGTAGTGTTTTTACTGCTATTAGTGAGTTGTAAGCAATACAGTGAAGAAATTGGCGATAAGGGTAAAGATAATCCTCAAGATAAAAGTGAAAGTGAAGTAAGCGAAGAGGGGCAAGAGGAAGTCAAGAAGACAGTAGAAGAGGCTTTAAGAGAGAAGTTAAGTGATACACAGAAGGCGAGTTTGGATTTTCTTAAAGAGGCTTTAAATGACGAGGGTAAATTTAATAAGCTTTTGGGAATGGATGAAGGGAAGGTAAAAGGAGCACTCGATCATATACAACAAGAATTGGAAAGTTGTACGGGGGAAAATGTCAGTAGTGGAAAAGAAACTTTTAAAAAAGTTGTAGAAGGAGCTTTGGGTTCTAGCATTGATTTAAATAGTTTTAAAAATCAAGCAGTTAGTGGTTGCGATGCTAATGGTGGTGGTTAA
- a CDS encoding DUF792 family protein — protein MFSILEKTTLLIREIVSQVLSLSSASNFIALFPRPDFKGLAYLPQVFFVFPKKGSVEEHLSSISSQRAVINIANRHSEFVNYNVTANPEVITLNNAVLSSLYEKVLLDNLRVTPFANSALEFNSNFVKMQFRERFKAGVYYTIYGPSIGFYETAIINSLKMKSTPFIDELDISLQIKIVKTFNFSSYKG, from the coding sequence ATGTTTAGTATACTAGAGAAAACAACACTACTTATTCGGGAAATTGTGAGTCAAGTTTTAAGTCTTTCAAGTGCATCTAACTTTATTGCGCTTTTTCCACGCCCTGATTTTAAAGGTTTAGCATATCTTCCTCAAGTTTTTTTTGTATTCCCAAAAAAAGGGTCTGTAGAAGAGCATTTAAGTAGCATTAGTAGCCAGAGGGCAGTTATTAATATTGCAAACAGGCATTCTGAATTTGTAAATTATAATGTTACCGCAAATCCTGAAGTAATTACGCTAAATAACGCAGTACTCTCATCTCTTTATGAAAAGGTTTTGCTTGACAATTTAAGAGTAACCCCTTTTGCAAACAGCGCATTGGAGTTTAATTCTAATTTTGTAAAGATGCAGTTTAGAGAAAGATTTAAGGCGGGCGTTTATTATACCATTTATGGCCCTTCTATAGGATTTTATGAGACGGCTATTATTAATTCCTTAAAAATGAAAAGTACTCCATTCATTGATGAATTGGACATTAGCTTGCAAATTAAAATAGTCAAAACTTTTAATTTTTCAAGCTATAAAGGTTAA